The genomic window GAGCAGTTATTCAAGCGGTACCTCTGCATGTGCTGTTAGCATCTGTGCGAGTGTTAGCACGCTCTTGCGGGATCCTGCGCATTGAAACCGAGCACCACTGTTGGAAACTCCTATTGCAAAATGGGGTGGTCTTGGTTGAAGAGGGCCGCATTCTGGAGACCTTTGCTGGCAAGCTGAAGTCACAAAAAATTCCGCTGCCGCCTGCACCACCCGCTCACCAAACCAATCCGGTTGGGCTTGATTGCTATCCAGTCATTGAGCAAGCCTACCGCCAGAATCCTGAGATTGTGGCTCAGGTTCTTAAAAGCATTTTGCTGGAAACGTTTTTGGCGCTACATCTAGGAGAACATTTTTCCTTTGTCTGGGAACCCAGCCCAGAAGTTCAGCTCCCCTTACCGACCTGGCCACTAGCGGCTCTAGAGCAAGCCTCTAATCAAGAAGCCAAGCAATGGCAACGGTTGCAACGGGTAGAGCATCCCTATCAGCAGGTTCAGCTAGCCGATGCCGAGGGCTTATTAGAACGGGTTGGCAATCGACACTTTCCCTTGTTTGCCCGGCTCACTACTGGGCAGCAACGACTGAGCGAAATTGCCACTGAATTAGGACAGTCTTTGTTTCGAACTGCCTTTTTCTTTGATCAACTAGCGCAGAAGGATATTGTGCATGTGTTGCCGCTATCCGCCCATCAGTCACAGGATAGTTTATACACAGGCCAAGCCAAAGCTAAGCCAGCCGCCAAGCTAGAACCTGAGGTTTTTGTGGTGGATGATTCACCTGTGTTGCTGAGCCAGTTCCGCGATTTACTGCTGAGTTGGGGCTATCGGGTGAGTTGTACCGAACAGGCACAGCAGGCTGTTTCGTTGATGATGGCCCGAAATCCATCAGTTGTTTTCTTAGACATTAATATGCCAGGAGCATCAGGCTTTGACTTACTAAAGCAGATCCGCCGCCAGCCTAAATTTTCATCTGTGCCATTAGTACTTATGACTGCTGAGAGGAATAAGGCCAACCAATGGCGAGCCCAGTGGGCAAATTGCCGGTTTATTGCCAAGCCAAGAACACTAGCAGAAACTAGTACTTTTCGAGCTGAACTTCGTATAATCTTGCGCAATCTTGCTCCCCTATCTACCGATGTTCTGCTTTGATCAAGCTTGGTGGTTTGAATGAACTGAACCCATTCTCTACCTGAGATTCTGTTACCTTTCTCGTGTGAAGTCCGTTTGAAGTTCGTGTGTTTAAGAGGAGTTGCAGATGCGTTTTTTGGTCGTTGATGACAGTGCTCCTGATCGGCACTTAATAACCTCTTTGCTGGAGGAGTTAGGTCATCAAGTAGACACCTGCACCTCAACGGAGGGAGCCCTAGACAAAATTGAGCGTGGGGGCTATGCGGCAGTGTTTCTCGATATTGTCTTGCCCGACCAGGACGGCTACAAATTTTTGAGAACGGTGCGTTCTAATCAGCTGACGGCCCAGCAGTACGTAATTCTCTACTCCAGTAAAAAAACGCCCCTGGAAATCTCCTACGGTTTGAAGCGGGCTGGAGCCGATAACTACTTAACTAAACCCGTAACCCGTGAAAACTTGTCTCAAGCCTTGCAGCGAGTTTGACGGAACCCATTGGCTCACATTGGATCAGCCTGTTAATGCCCTAAATTAATGCATTAAATCAATGCAGCAAGCTAATGACTGAACCTGCCCTCGTCCCTTTGGCTCTTGCTGCGGATAACTCCAATCAGGAAGTATCCATTGCTGAACGCTTTATTCTGGCACGCTGGGGAGAACAAACGCTGGCATTTTCAGCGGCTTTGGTGCTGGAAATTATGGTGGTAGAGCGTTCCCATTTATTACCTCTACCGTTTTATGCTGCCGGCGTTCTAGGGGTGGTTCATCATCAGGGCAGCATTGTGCCCCTGATCTCTTTGCAGATTCAGGAAAGCCAAGGTATTTTGCTTGCGGAAAGTTTGACTGCTGTCCGGCTAACCACATTAGCTGGGGCTTTGGCAGGGGCAGGGTTAGTCATAGACCAAGTTTTAGGAGCCGTTTCCTCACAACAGCTCACAGCTGAGCCATTGGGGGAAGCAGGCCCCATTCGCATTTTTCAACCCGAAGATATTCCATCTACCGTTTGGCAGCCTCAACGATGGCAGGTAGGGGTGCGTGCAAGCTAACCGAGTTCAAATTTGCCAACTCAAATTTGCCGGTTCAAACTCGCCAAGGCTTAGCATTCGTTTTCTAAAGGACTCTCTATGACCTCTACTCAACCACGCACCCCTCAGGCGACTGAGACTGCCCAAGCCACGGTACCTGCTCCAACCGCAGCCTCTGCCGCCCGCTGGCAGCGCCGCTTTAGCCTGTCTCCTAGCAACTCAGTTGGCTCTCGCCTCTTCCTGTACGTGCTGGGTGGAGCACTGGTGGGGTTGGGCGGTATGTCCCTGCTGTTTTATCAAGAGCTGGAGCGGCAGGCCAAAGATGAAGTGCAGAGCGTCTTAAGCAACCGGGTTGGCACCGTAGAAGGGCAGCTCACCCAAGTCGAGCAGTCGGTGCTGGACATGGCCTCCTCCGTCCGCGTTCTGCGACAAGCCGGCATCAGCGACCCAGAAACCTATAAGAAGCTGGCCTTTGAGTATTTCCAAAAGCGGGTGGGCCTGACGATGGGGGTTGGCTTCGGGCAGATGCCCTACCAAGTCACCCGCAGCCGCCAGTGGTATTACCCCTATTTCTACACGGTCAAAGGCTTCCCTGATGCCGCCGGAACAGGACAAGCCTTGCCTGCTCCCTACAACAACGTTCGCTACTCAGAGCTGTTCCAAGACGACAGTTATCAGACCAAGGAATACTTCACCAAACCGACTACGGCTCGCCAGAAAGTGTGGCTGGAGCCGTTCGACTGGCATGGCATTTCCATGACCAGCTTCATGCAGCCTTTCTTCGATGACCAGGGCAAGCTCTTGGGCATCACGGGCAACGATGTCAACGTCACTGCGCTAGGGGAGCAGGTCGAAGGCCCAGTGTTCAGAGGCGCTGGCTACTTCGCCATTCTCAGCAGTCAGGGCAACCTTGCGGCTTACCCGGCTGACCCTGAGAAAGCGAAAACCCGCGAGAACTACCAGAGGATCCCGGAACTGAAGACGGTGTGGCCGCTGTTGCAGAAGGGCCGTTCCGGGCTGGTATCAGCGGAGGGCAAGTTCTGGGCTTACCAGCGCATCGACAACACCAACTGGCTGATGATTGCTGCGGTGCCGCAATCAGTAGTGGTCGGTCCAGTATTAGGGATCACTCTGGGCGGCACCCTGTTTGCTGCCGGGATTTTAGCGGTGATGGTGTGGTTGTTTGTGAACTGGCTCAACCGTCGCTTGCAGCCAATTTTGGATGAATGTAACAAGCTCGCCGCAACCGAAACGGAGGTCGTTGGTTCTCAAGACGAAATCGGACGGCTCTCGACCTCGTTCTATAACCTGCTGGCCCAGGTAGCAGCCAACGAAGAGCGCATTCGGGAGGAAGTTGCCCGCTCAGTGCAGGCACAGGAGCGGCTTAATCAGGTCAGTGCAGCAGAGCAGGAGAGCGAGGCGCTGCAAGCTGAGGTGGGACATCTGCTAGATGTGGTATCGGCTGTAGAGGACGGCGATTTGACCGTGCAGGCTGAGGTCAGCCCCCGCACCACCGGCTTGGTCGCTGACACGCTCAACCGACTGATCGAGCAGCTTGCTCAGGTGCTCGGGCGCGTGCTGGGTACTGCTGAGCAGGTGTTGCGAGGTGCGGAAGGACTAGAAGAGCTATCTAAGACCGTGGCCATCAACGCCGAACAGCAGGCGGTGGCGGTGAGTGAGGTGCAAGCCTTGACCGAGCAGGTGGAATACTCAGCCCGCAACTCAGCGCAGCAGGTAGGGCTCGCCAACCAAGCCCTACTCTCAGTACGAGAAGCTGTCGAACAGGGCCAAACCGCAATTGATAACCTGACCCAGGGTATCGATGTATTGCAAACTGGCACCGCTCAGATCGTGCAACGGATGAAAACCCTGGGAGAATTCGTTGGCTTGGCCGACCAGTTCGTGCAGGACCAGGGGCAGATCGCCTCACTCACTCAAGTACTAGCGATCAACGCCACGCTGGTTGCTGCCCGAGCCGCCGAGCAGCGAGATCCCAAGCAGTTCATTGTGGTGGCGCGGGAATTCGAGACGATCGCGGCTCAGGTCAGCACCTTAGCAACCCAAACCAACGACGGCCTTGGGGCCCTGCAACAGAGAACCGCTCAAATTCACTCGGTGGTCTCCGCCATTGATGCTGATGTGCAGAGCCTGGGTGGTTTGGTGGCAGGCTTTAATGCTGGCGTTGAGCAGTCCAGCCAAGTATTCAGCAACGTGCAGACGGTCACGGAGCAAGTGGTGCAGGTGGGTCAGGACGTAGCCCGCTCCAGTGAAGGCATTGTGAATGCTTCTTTGGGTAGTGCTCAGGCAATGCGCGAAATTGCCGGTCTTGCTGAGCGCACCGCTGAGCTGACCCGCCGAACCCGATTGCAATCGGAGCGCATGGAAGATCTGGCTCGTCGTCTGCTCACCAGCATTCAATTCTTCCGTCTACCTGACATGATGCCGCCTGATCTGCAAAGTGATGAGCTGGAAATGCGCGTAAATCTGGCCAATGCCAGTTTGAACACGCTCAATGTCAAAGCCGAGCCCAGTGATCACAACCATCCCCCCCACAACTTGCTGAGTTCTGCGTCGGCTTCCCAGCGTCCCTAACTAAGCACTCGACAGAGCCCAAATTCAAACTTCGGCTCAAACACTTCAACCTTCAGCGATCACTGTCCCCCCCTGACCCTATGACCTCCATTCGCCCCAGGTCTTCACTGGCAACACCTCCAGTTGCCTCAATGCAGAAGTTGATCACCCCTTCAGGCTTCAGCTTGAATAGGCTTTGGGCTCCCAAATCTGTAGGCTTTCAGCTCTTCCTGTACGTGCTGGGTGGAGCCCTGGTGGGGTTGGGCAGTATGTCCCTGCTGTTTTATCAAGTGCTCGAGCGGCAGGCCAAAGATGAAGTGCAGAGCGTCTTAAGCAATCGGGTTGGTGCCGTAGAAGGGCAGCTCACCCAAGTCGAGCAGTCGGTGCTGGACTTGGCCTCCTCCGTCCGCGTTCTGCGACAAGCCGGCATCAGCGACCCAGAAACCTATAAGAAGCTGGCCTTTGAGTATTTCCAAAAGCGGGTGGGCCTGACGATGGGGGTTGGCTTCGGGCAGATGCCCTACCAAGTCACCCGCAGCCGCCAGTGGTATTACCCCTATTTCTACACGGTCAAAGGCTTCCCTGATGCCGCCGGAACAGGACAAGCCTTGCCTGCTCCCTACAACAACGTTCGCTACTCAGAGCTGTTCCAAGACGACAGTTATCAGACCAAGGAATACTTCACCAAACCGACTACAGCTCGCCAGAAAGTGTGGCTGGAGCCGTTCGACTGGCATGGCATTTCCATGACCAGCTTCATGCAGCCTTTCTTCGATGACCAGGGCAAGCTCTTGGGCATCACGGGCAACGATGTCAACGTCACTGCGCTAGGGGAGCAGGTCGAAGGCCCAGTGTTCAGAGGCGCTGGCTACTTCGCCATTCTCAGCAGTCAGGGCAACCTTGCGGCTTACCCGGCTGACCCTGAGAAAGCGAAAACCCGCGAGAACTACCAGAGGATCCCGGAACTGAAGACGGTGTGGCCGCTGTTGCAGAAGGGCCGTTCCGGGCTGGTATCAGCGGAGGGCAAGTTCTGGGCTTACCAGCGCATCGACAACACCAACTGGCTGATGATTGCTGCGGTGCCGCAATCAGTGGTGGTGGGTCCAGTATTAGGGATCACCCTGGGCGGCACCCTGGGTGCTGCTGTAATTCTGGCGCTGATGGTGTGGTTGTTTGTGCGTGGGCTTAACCGTCGCCTGCAACCGATCTTGGATGAGTGCAACAAATTGGCTGAGACTGAAGATGGCGAAGGGCAAGCTCAGCAGGATGAGATCGGACGCCTTTCCACCTCGTTTTACAACTTGCTGGCCCAGGTAGCAGCTAACGAGGCCCAAATTCGTCAGGAAGTAGCAAGGGCGGTGCAGGCTCAGGAGCGATTAAAACAAGCGAGTGCCTCTGAACAAGAAAGTGAAGCGCTTCAGGCGGAAGTGAGTCACATTCTGGACATTGTGTCAGCTGTAGAGGACGGCGACCTGACCGTGCAGGCTGAGGTCAGCCCCCGCGCTACCGGCTTGGTCGCTGACACGCTCAATCGCTTGATCGAGCAGTTGTCTGAGGTGATGGCGAACGTACTGAGCACAGCGCAACAGGTAACCCGGGGGGCTGAAGGTCTGGAACAACTGGCCGTTTCCGTGTCCCGAAATTCTCAACAGCAGGCACAATCGGTGACCCACGTGCAAGCTCTGGTGGAAAACGTCAGCGACCTAGCTCAGGGAACGGCGCAACAGGCAGGCGCAGCCTATGAGTCCATGCAGTTAGCCCAAGTCGCCGTCGGCCAAGGCCAGCAGGAAATGCTCAACCTGAACAGCCGCATTGACGTTCTGGAACAGGGGACAGAACAGATGGTGCGTCGGGTTAAAACGCTCGGGGACTTCGTGCAACTGGCAGCTCAGTTTGTGCAAGACCAGAAGCGCGTCGCCTCACTCACGCAGGTGCTCGCGATGAATGCCTCCATGATTGCTGCGCGCGCGGCAGGGCAGCAGGATCCTGAGCAGTTTATTAGCGTCGCACGGGAATTCGAAGCGATTGCTGACCAGGTGAATAATCTAGCAGTGCAGACCAATCAGGGTTTGGTGGTTCTACAACAGCGGACCGGCCAGATTCAAACTGTGGTGTCAGGAATCGATCAAGACGTGCAGAGCGTGAGCAGTCTGGTGTCCGGCTTCACCACAGGGGTTGAGCAATCTAGCCAGGCATTTGAGCGCATCCAGGCAGTGACCGAGCAGGTGGCACGGGTGGGGCAAGAAGTCAACCAGTCGGGACGGGCAATCGCCGAGGCAGCAGAAACCACGCTGCAATCAATTCGCGATATTGCCAGCGTGACTGAACGCACGGTGACTCAAGCCCGCTTTACTCGCGAACAGTCAGGCCAGATGGGAAGCTTGGCTCACCTGCTGCTGGAGAGAATGCAGTTTTTCCGACTCCCCGCTGGCAAACTGCAAGGGCCAGAAGTTATTGGCCATCTTATGCCTCGCCCCCAACCCACTCAGAGCCAAGCTGAGATTATCGAGCCACCCACCCAGGAAATGCCTCCCTTGCCGCCTCTACCGTTCAACCTACGCCACTCCCGTTAAGTCCCACCTGCGATAACCTTGCCGTTCCTTTTTGTTCCCGTTCGCACTGCTTTGACCTTGCCCACCTCGCCAGTCACCCATGCTCACCTCAGAAGCCGATTTTTCTGAGTTTGACTCAGTCGCAGAAGCTCAGCTCCAGCAAGAGTTGCGCAGCCTGTTTGAGCTAGATACCCAAAAGTATCTGCAACTCTACGTCAGCACTGCTAAGCAACTGCGAGAGACTGCTTGGGTCACTGACATTCAGCAGCTCTACCGCTGTGTGCACACCATTAAAGGCGGGGCGGTCACGGTCGGTGCAGAAGCCATCCTACAAGTGGCAAGCGTGCTGGAGGATTTGCTCTCCGATCTGCGCTACCGCTCACCAGCACCGCCTCTAGCTGATGGTCAGTTGCGCCAGATTTTGCTGGAGGGGGGCGAACTGCTAACCGGCAGCTTGCAGGTGCCTGCCACAAGTAACGCCAGCTTAGTGGTACAGCCAACCGTCGAGCGCATCGAAGCACTACGGGAGCTAGTCCGCCAGCGCTACCTACCGGAGTGGGATGAGCAGCAGCAACTCTGGCAGGAGTTCGCTGAGCAAGGCTTTGATTTAGTAGTCCTAGAGCTGGAAATGGCGCTTGAGCAACTGCCAGCGCAGGGGTCGGTACCCCCCACGATGCTTGAGGTTGCCAAGCGAACTTTGCGACAGTTGTTGCAAATCGGCAAGGACCTAGAGTTTGAGGGCGATTGGGTGCCTCTGCTCAAGCGCAGCCGAGTTCTGCTAACCACGCAGTTAGAGAACCGAATCTGGCGCTCAAAGTGGCCAGGCTATCTGCTGAAACTGAAGGATTGTGCCCGACGTGGCGGACGGCTGGCTGCACCAGCCCTAGCGGTGCCAACGCCAGCAGCAGTCATAACGGCTGTGCCGGAAGGAGCCGAGGCCACACCAGAGGCGCCCCAGCCAACCCTGCCTCAGCCAGCCCTACCCAGCCTTGAGCCTCCAGAGACCGCTGCCAGCCTCGCGGTCGATATCCAGATTCCCGTGCCGCTGGAGCGTTTGGACCGCTCAGCCCAACAGCTGGTCGAAACCCTATTAGCAACCCGCGCCACGCAGGGCTTTTATCAAACGCTGCAATCGCAATTGCTGCCTCTAGTTACCTTGGCTCAGGAAAGTGTGCAGTACATCGCGCGACTGCGGGAAATGCAGGACGATTACGCCCTCCTGGACCGAACCCAAAAAACGACAGGACCAACCCCAGAGCGCTATCGACAGGGCTACACAGCCGTCAACCGCCTGCTCGAAACTAGCCTGCGCCTAATCGAGTTAGGGGCTGAGACCGAAAAATCAGCGCGTCAAACGACTGAAAGTCTGCAACGCCTGGATCACAGCATTCGAGGCTTGCAGCAGACTCTTGAGCAAACCCGTCTGGTGCCCTTCGAAACCCTCAGTTTTCGGGCACGGGGAATTTTACGAGACCTGACCAACCGCTATGGTAAGCCTGCCCAGTTGGTCGTGCAGGGCGAACGGCTAGAACTTGATGCGGGCACCATGCGCAGTTTGGAGCCTGCCCTGTTGCACCTTTTGCGGAACGCCTACGATCACGGCCTTGAACCACCCGCGCAACGGGTTGCCAAGGGAAAACCGGAGCAGGGCACAATTACGCTGTCACTGGTGCGGCGGGGTAGCTTGTTTGTGGTGCAGGTGCAGGATGACGGTCGAGGAATTGATGCTGCTGCAATTGAGAAAGTTGCCCGAGCCAACGGTCTGCCCCGAACCCAGACCCGAACCCCTGCGGAACTGCTAGCGGTTCTCTGTCAATCTGGCTTTAGTTCACAGTTAGAAGTCAGTGAGTTATCTGGTCGCGGCGTAGGCATGGACGTGGTGGCGACTCAGGTTGCCAGCATGGGCGGACGTCTGAGCTTGAGCACAAGCCTAGGTGCGGGCACCACCTTCCGGCTACAAATCCCCGTGCCCCATCTCCTGGTGCGTTGCGTGATTTTGCAAGCGGGCAATCGCAGCTTTGCAGTGCCGGCGGAAGAAACTTCAATCACCCGGCTACTGAGCGATCTACAGGTCCACCCGGCACCACCCCATCGACTTTATAACTTGAGCATCCAGGAAGATGGCAACCCGACACCAGCCTTGGACCTATTCCACTACTGGCAACCCACTAAAACAACCCGCTTGCTAGCCGCAACCGCCGTCTGTCTCCGCATTCAGTCCCAGGTCAATCAGCAGCAAGCCTGGTTGGTAGCGGATGAACTGCTGGGGCAAAGTGACCTGTTGATCAATGCCCTGCCTAACCCTTTGCAGGCTCCCCTCGGTTTAATGGGCGTGAGCCTGCAAGCGGATGGCAAGTTGATTCCGGTTCTAGAACCTTCGGCCCTGGTTGAAGGGCTGTTGACCCTCTCTGAGGGCGAGAGTGTGAATTCTCTATTCTCAGGGCCGTCTGAGCCATTTAGGACGATATCAACCGCCAACCCACTCACGCAACGCATTCTGGTAGTCGATGACGCTGCCCTGGTACGGCGCCGAATTGAGCGGAGCTTGTCTGCCCACGGCTACGACTTGAGCACCTGCGGCGATGGCGTAGAGGCGTGGAATTGGCTGCAAAGCCACAGTTTGCCTGCTCTAATGATTACAGACATCGAGATGCCCGGCATGGACGGCTTTACCCTGATTGACCGTTGTCGGCAGGCAGGCATGACTATGCCGATCTTGGTAATTTCTTCCCGGCTCTCAGAAGAATGGAACCAGGAGGCGCGACGATTGGGGGCAACCGACTACCTGACCAAAGGCTTTTCCACACCGGAACTGCTCAAAAAAATCGCCACGCTGCTGCAAGCTGTCCCAGTTTAGTCCTGACTTAGCTCCAACTTAGCCCTGGCATAAATCACCTCCCTGCCGCTCTGTCCAACCCAGCGCACAGGTCAATCCACAGTTCCAAGAAGGGGCATGGCAAGCTAGAAAATGCCAGACGTGGGGGAGCCAAAATGAGCCGAGCCGCTGCCAAGGCAGTATGTGAACTCTGCCAGCGAGAGTTAGAGGCTTTAACCGTTCACCATCTAATTCCCAGGCAAAAAACCAAGCGTCAAAAAGCCGACCCCGGTCCAACGATTCAGATTTGCTCGGCCTGTCATCGCCAAATCCATACACTATTTGACAACACGCGCTTGGCTCAGGAGCTTAATTCATTGGACAAGCTCAAGTCTGAGCCAGAACTAGACAAATTTCTGGCTTGGTTGCGCAAACAAGATCCCAGAAAACGCGTGAAAGTGGATCGCAAAAAGCGTTAGTCGGTCCGGTAGGATGACTCCAAGTTCCCACCTCAAAGTTCACCAGGACTAGCGATGAGCAGGTCAG from Leptolyngbya sp. FACHB-261 includes these protein-coding regions:
- a CDS encoding response regulator, with translation MSITSKIRTGAVIQAVPLHVLLASVRVLARSCGILRIETEHHCWKLLLQNGVVLVEEGRILETFAGKLKSQKIPLPPAPPAHQTNPVGLDCYPVIEQAYRQNPEIVAQVLKSILLETFLALHLGEHFSFVWEPSPEVQLPLPTWPLAALEQASNQEAKQWQRLQRVEHPYQQVQLADAEGLLERVGNRHFPLFARLTTGQQRLSEIATELGQSLFRTAFFFDQLAQKDIVHVLPLSAHQSQDSLYTGQAKAKPAAKLEPEVFVVDDSPVLLSQFRDLLLSWGYRVSCTEQAQQAVSLMMARNPSVVFLDINMPGASGFDLLKQIRRQPKFSSVPLVLMTAERNKANQWRAQWANCRFIAKPRTLAETSTFRAELRIILRNLAPLSTDVLL
- a CDS encoding response regulator, producing MRFLVVDDSAPDRHLITSLLEELGHQVDTCTSTEGALDKIERGGYAAVFLDIVLPDQDGYKFLRTVRSNQLTAQQYVILYSSKKTPLEISYGLKRAGADNYLTKPVTRENLSQALQRV
- a CDS encoding chemotaxis protein CheW, encoding MTEPALVPLALAADNSNQEVSIAERFILARWGEQTLAFSAALVLEIMVVERSHLLPLPFYAAGVLGVVHHQGSIVPLISLQIQESQGILLAESLTAVRLTTLAGALAGAGLVIDQVLGAVSSQQLTAEPLGEAGPIRIFQPEDIPSTVWQPQRWQVGVRAS
- a CDS encoding methyl-accepting chemotaxis protein, which produces MTSTQPRTPQATETAQATVPAPTAASAARWQRRFSLSPSNSVGSRLFLYVLGGALVGLGGMSLLFYQELERQAKDEVQSVLSNRVGTVEGQLTQVEQSVLDMASSVRVLRQAGISDPETYKKLAFEYFQKRVGLTMGVGFGQMPYQVTRSRQWYYPYFYTVKGFPDAAGTGQALPAPYNNVRYSELFQDDSYQTKEYFTKPTTARQKVWLEPFDWHGISMTSFMQPFFDDQGKLLGITGNDVNVTALGEQVEGPVFRGAGYFAILSSQGNLAAYPADPEKAKTRENYQRIPELKTVWPLLQKGRSGLVSAEGKFWAYQRIDNTNWLMIAAVPQSVVVGPVLGITLGGTLFAAGILAVMVWLFVNWLNRRLQPILDECNKLAATETEVVGSQDEIGRLSTSFYNLLAQVAANEERIREEVARSVQAQERLNQVSAAEQESEALQAEVGHLLDVVSAVEDGDLTVQAEVSPRTTGLVADTLNRLIEQLAQVLGRVLGTAEQVLRGAEGLEELSKTVAINAEQQAVAVSEVQALTEQVEYSARNSAQQVGLANQALLSVREAVEQGQTAIDNLTQGIDVLQTGTAQIVQRMKTLGEFVGLADQFVQDQGQIASLTQVLAINATLVAARAAEQRDPKQFIVVAREFETIAAQVSTLATQTNDGLGALQQRTAQIHSVVSAIDADVQSLGGLVAGFNAGVEQSSQVFSNVQTVTEQVVQVGQDVARSSEGIVNASLGSAQAMREIAGLAERTAELTRRTRLQSERMEDLARRLLTSIQFFRLPDMMPPDLQSDELEMRVNLANASLNTLNVKAEPSDHNHPPHNLLSSASASQRP
- a CDS encoding methyl-accepting chemotaxis protein; this encodes MTSIRPRSSLATPPVASMQKLITPSGFSLNRLWAPKSVGFQLFLYVLGGALVGLGSMSLLFYQVLERQAKDEVQSVLSNRVGAVEGQLTQVEQSVLDLASSVRVLRQAGISDPETYKKLAFEYFQKRVGLTMGVGFGQMPYQVTRSRQWYYPYFYTVKGFPDAAGTGQALPAPYNNVRYSELFQDDSYQTKEYFTKPTTARQKVWLEPFDWHGISMTSFMQPFFDDQGKLLGITGNDVNVTALGEQVEGPVFRGAGYFAILSSQGNLAAYPADPEKAKTRENYQRIPELKTVWPLLQKGRSGLVSAEGKFWAYQRIDNTNWLMIAAVPQSVVVGPVLGITLGGTLGAAVILALMVWLFVRGLNRRLQPILDECNKLAETEDGEGQAQQDEIGRLSTSFYNLLAQVAANEAQIRQEVARAVQAQERLKQASASEQESEALQAEVSHILDIVSAVEDGDLTVQAEVSPRATGLVADTLNRLIEQLSEVMANVLSTAQQVTRGAEGLEQLAVSVSRNSQQQAQSVTHVQALVENVSDLAQGTAQQAGAAYESMQLAQVAVGQGQQEMLNLNSRIDVLEQGTEQMVRRVKTLGDFVQLAAQFVQDQKRVASLTQVLAMNASMIAARAAGQQDPEQFISVAREFEAIADQVNNLAVQTNQGLVVLQQRTGQIQTVVSGIDQDVQSVSSLVSGFTTGVEQSSQAFERIQAVTEQVARVGQEVNQSGRAIAEAAETTLQSIRDIASVTERTVTQARFTREQSGQMGSLAHLLLERMQFFRLPAGKLQGPEVIGHLMPRPQPTQSQAEIIEPPTQEMPPLPPLPFNLRHSR
- a CDS encoding response regulator, yielding MLTSEADFSEFDSVAEAQLQQELRSLFELDTQKYLQLYVSTAKQLRETAWVTDIQQLYRCVHTIKGGAVTVGAEAILQVASVLEDLLSDLRYRSPAPPLADGQLRQILLEGGELLTGSLQVPATSNASLVVQPTVERIEALRELVRQRYLPEWDEQQQLWQEFAEQGFDLVVLELEMALEQLPAQGSVPPTMLEVAKRTLRQLLQIGKDLEFEGDWVPLLKRSRVLLTTQLENRIWRSKWPGYLLKLKDCARRGGRLAAPALAVPTPAAVITAVPEGAEATPEAPQPTLPQPALPSLEPPETAASLAVDIQIPVPLERLDRSAQQLVETLLATRATQGFYQTLQSQLLPLVTLAQESVQYIARLREMQDDYALLDRTQKTTGPTPERYRQGYTAVNRLLETSLRLIELGAETEKSARQTTESLQRLDHSIRGLQQTLEQTRLVPFETLSFRARGILRDLTNRYGKPAQLVVQGERLELDAGTMRSLEPALLHLLRNAYDHGLEPPAQRVAKGKPEQGTITLSLVRRGSLFVVQVQDDGRGIDAAAIEKVARANGLPRTQTRTPAELLAVLCQSGFSSQLEVSELSGRGVGMDVVATQVASMGGRLSLSTSLGAGTTFRLQIPVPHLLVRCVILQAGNRSFAVPAEETSITRLLSDLQVHPAPPHRLYNLSIQEDGNPTPALDLFHYWQPTKTTRLLAATAVCLRIQSQVNQQQAWLVADELLGQSDLLINALPNPLQAPLGLMGVSLQADGKLIPVLEPSALVEGLLTLSEGESVNSLFSGPSEPFRTISTANPLTQRILVVDDAALVRRRIERSLSAHGYDLSTCGDGVEAWNWLQSHSLPALMITDIEMPGMDGFTLIDRCRQAGMTMPILVISSRLSEEWNQEARRLGATDYLTKGFSTPELLKKIATLLQAVPV
- a CDS encoding HNH endonuclease translates to MSRAAAKAVCELCQRELEALTVHHLIPRQKTKRQKADPGPTIQICSACHRQIHTLFDNTRLAQELNSLDKLKSEPELDKFLAWLRKQDPRKRVKVDRKKR